From the genome of Anoplopoma fimbria isolate UVic2021 breed Golden Eagle Sablefish chromosome 1, Afim_UVic_2022, whole genome shotgun sequence, one region includes:
- the LOC129094217 gene encoding tumor necrosis factor receptor superfamily member 19-like: MVWILHHTFSLLLTVHVIYSTLIPVGAEEETRECREQEYKDRFGNCKPCKQCDAGQELSKECGFGYGEDARCVPCRSSRFKEDRSLQKCKPCLDCGLINRFQKGNCSTTSNAVCGDCLPGYYRKTKLSGFQDMECIPCGDPPPPYEPHCSGRVNLVPLPSVVTSPRDMALAAVICSALATVLLALLVLCVIYCKRQLLEKKPSAASLRSQDCPYGGAELSCLDPRWLQDFPQRPCCQCHLGPEQTCGPVHLIPSLCCDESCSLGHSLENSPFQSQMSLSNGNTHHDEESIPMQLGEPPESHCKEADGMRGSLEPTECFRRPQCNAGPAGRLEMEEDDGDEEEGCKSKENSPETTKKSYSEAVTDALLPKQQASSQEG; encoded by the exons ATGGTCTGGATTCTTCACCATACCTTCTCACTTCTACTCACTGTGCATGTCATATATTCAACTCTG ATTCCTGTGGGGGCCGAGGAGGAGACCAGAGAATGCAGAGAACAGGAGTACAAGGACCGCTTTGGGAACTGTAAACCCTGCAAGCAGTGTGATGCGGGGCAGGAGCTATCAAAG GAATGTGGCTTTGGTTATGGAGAGGATGCCCGGTGCGTGCCCTGCCGGAGCAGTCGCTTCAAGGAAGACCGGAGCCTGCAGAAGTGCAAGCCCTGCCTGGACTGTGGACTCATCAACCGCTTCCAGAAGGGCAACTGTTCCACCACCAGCAACGCTGTGTGTGGCGACTGTCTGCCGGG ATATTACAGGAAGACAAAATTAAGTGGTTTTCAAGACATGGAGTGTATACCCTGTGGGGACCCTCCGCCTCCTTATGAGCCTCACT GTAGCGGGCGTGTGAACCTGGTGCCGCTGCCCTCGGTGGTGACCAGCCCGCGGGACATGGCCCTGGCCGCGGTCATCTGCAGCGCCTTGGCCACCGTTCTGCTGGCCCTGCTGGTCCTCTGTGTTATCTACTGCAAGAGACAGCTGCTGGAGAAGAAGCCCAGTG CTGCCTCTCTGAGGTCCCAGGACTGTCCCTACGGTGGAGCAGAGCTGTCCTGCCTGGACCCACGCTGGCTCCAAGACTTTCCCCAGAGACCGTGCTGCCAGTGTCACCTTGGCCCCGAACAAACCTGTG GTCCAGTCCACCTGATCCCGTCTCTGTGCTGTGATGAGAGCTGCAGTCTGGGCCACAGCCTGGAAAACAGTCCCTTCCAGTCCCAGATGAGCCTCAGCAATGG AAATACACATCATGATGAGGAGAGCATCCCGATGCAGCTGGGAGAACCTCCTGAGTCTCACTGCAAAGAGGCTGATGGGATGAGAGGGAGTTTAGAGCCTACAGAGTGTTTCAGGCGGCCTCAGTGCAACGCTGGACCTGCAGGGAGACTTGAGATGGAAGAAGATGATggcgatgaagaggaggggtgCAAGTCAAAGGAGAATTCGCCTGAGACGACCAAAAAGAGCTACAGTGAAGCTGTGACAGATGCACTTCTTCCCAAACAGCAAGCATCAAGTCAGGAAG GATGA